The Paucidesulfovibrio gracilis DSM 16080 genome has a window encoding:
- a CDS encoding substrate-binding periplasmic protein, protein MSTRQGVAARFSMRLAAATGILSWMLLCSVVQAKQSVLIVGDDDYPPYSYLENGSNQGIYHRILERVFAAMPEYDVEVRLYPWKRALRMVEQGRALGVVPPYLGYEERPYLAPYSDPILEEITVAWCRDDAGMEPGAAFPKDYDGVTFGLNTGFHVVARPFQRAVQQGRVSVDPVPGTRRNIERMLLGRVDCYINDRRSIIWTLHEIATQEGSARIKGVREISEVARYAGHIGFSARRAEARDFVARFNTELRRLRETGEIDAIVEAYMREATEAVNHLAR, encoded by the coding sequence ATGAGCACGCGACAGGGCGTTGCCGCCCGTTTTTCCATGCGGCTTGCCGCGGCGACCGGGATATTGTCCTGGATGCTGTTGTGTTCCGTGGTCCAGGCGAAGCAGTCTGTTCTCATTGTCGGTGATGATGACTACCCGCCGTACTCGTACCTGGAGAATGGAAGCAACCAGGGAATATACCACCGGATATTGGAGCGCGTGTTCGCGGCCATGCCCGAATATGACGTGGAGGTACGCCTCTATCCCTGGAAACGCGCCCTGCGCATGGTGGAGCAGGGCCGGGCTTTAGGGGTTGTCCCGCCCTATCTGGGGTATGAGGAGCGGCCCTATCTGGCTCCCTATTCCGATCCGATTCTGGAGGAGATCACGGTCGCCTGGTGTCGCGATGACGCTGGCATGGAGCCGGGAGCCGCGTTCCCAAAGGATTATGACGGCGTCACCTTCGGCCTGAATACCGGTTTTCACGTGGTGGCCCGGCCGTTCCAGCGGGCCGTGCAACAGGGTCGCGTCAGCGTGGATCCCGTACCCGGAACCCGGCGCAATATTGAACGCATGCTGCTGGGGCGTGTGGATTGTTACATCAACGACCGTCGTTCCATTATCTGGACGCTCCACGAGATTGCAACACAGGAAGGAAGCGCCCGCATCAAGGGCGTGCGTGAAATTTCCGAAGTGGCCCGTTATGCCGGACACATCGGGTTTTCTGCCCGTCGAGCCGAGGCCCGGGATTTTGTGGCGCGGTTCAACACCGAGTTGCGGCGGCTTCGCGAAACCGGAGAGATTGATGCCATTGTGGAGGCCTATATGCGAGAGGCCACGGAAGCGGTGAACCACCTGGCCCGGTAA
- a CDS encoding DUF6941 family protein, whose protein sequence is MFPELVYALLCRDVIVDRESGSASFIRAFEHGTVPSLPATVPSCFIVTLWETGPNSSGFTIGLSLVAPDGTETDLGSNQVQPTGATLHKVNFQLPGLNVSQEGRHTINLSVTQDGEQRLVKGLPLYVLPQEQS, encoded by the coding sequence ATGTTTCCCGAACTCGTATACGCGTTGCTTTGCCGGGATGTGATTGTGGACCGCGAATCCGGTTCCGCGTCCTTTATCCGAGCTTTTGAACACGGCACCGTTCCCAGCCTGCCCGCCACAGTGCCGTCCTGCTTTATCGTCACCCTTTGGGAGACCGGCCCGAACAGCAGCGGGTTCACCATCGGACTGAGCCTGGTGGCGCCGGACGGCACAGAAACCGACCTGGGCAGCAATCAGGTGCAACCCACAGGAGCCACTCTGCACAAGGTCAATTTCCAGCTTCCGGGGTTGAACGTGTCCCAGGAAGGGCGGCATACCATCAATCTTTCCGTGACGCAGGATGGGGAACAACGCCTGGTCAAGGGGTTGCCCCTCTACGTGTTGCCCCAGGAACAGTCCTGA
- a CDS encoding 2-amino-3,7-dideoxy-D-threo-hept-6-ulosonate synthase, which produces MNTGKALRLDRIFNRNTRRTIVVPMDHGVTVGPIQGLEDIREMVTRLVNGGANAGLVHKGCVACGHRSEGRDFGLIVHLSASTSLSPFPNRKALVTTVEEALRMGADGVSVHVNIGDENESVMLEHLGSTAERADYWGIPLLAMVYARGPKIRNEYEPEVVAHCARVGMELGADIVKVNYTGSVESFAHVTESCCVPVVIAGGEKLDSTQDLLEMVKNSLMAGGAGLSVGRNVFQHDDPTGLVRALHHIVHENGSVDEAMRLLEN; this is translated from the coding sequence ATGAACACCGGAAAAGCCCTCAGGCTGGATCGGATCTTCAACCGCAACACCCGCCGCACCATCGTGGTGCCTATGGACCACGGCGTGACCGTGGGACCGATTCAGGGACTGGAAGACATCCGGGAAATGGTCACCCGGTTGGTCAACGGCGGAGCCAACGCCGGGCTGGTCCATAAGGGATGCGTGGCCTGCGGGCATCGGTCCGAGGGACGGGACTTCGGACTGATCGTACATCTTTCCGCCAGCACCAGTCTTTCTCCCTTTCCCAACCGCAAGGCCTTGGTCACCACCGTGGAAGAAGCGCTGCGCATGGGCGCGGACGGCGTGAGCGTGCATGTGAACATCGGGGACGAGAACGAGTCCGTGATGTTGGAACACCTGGGAAGCACCGCAGAACGCGCCGACTATTGGGGCATCCCTCTGCTGGCCATGGTCTATGCCCGCGGACCCAAGATCCGCAACGAGTACGAGCCTGAGGTTGTGGCCCATTGCGCCCGTGTGGGCATGGAACTGGGCGCGGACATCGTCAAGGTCAATTATACGGGTTCCGTGGAATCGTTTGCCCATGTGACGGAGAGCTGCTGCGTACCGGTGGTCATTGCCGGCGGGGAAAAGCTGGATTCCACGCAGGATCTTCTGGAAATGGTCAAGAATTCCCTGATGGCCGGAGGAGCCGGCCTTTCCGTGGGACGCAATGTGTTCCAGCATGACGACCCCACCGGACTGGTACGTGCGCTGCACCACATCGTGCATGAGAACGGTTCGGTTGACGAAGCCATGCGCCTTCTGGAAAACTGA
- a CDS encoding S24 family peptidase, giving the protein MAFTDELRNRLKELVGKGKPFPNKKRMADALEVDPSQLNRFLSGERGLTVDSLGRILDRLGARLAFPDDPDDATREVCFVVPERSQVGREAPPPDSEDYIAVPLAASPVAAGPGLIPEDKIDGWVLVWRHHEAVRFRSNMVAVQIGKNELSMIPTLHPGDIVLVDRNERDPVPAGKIMLVTEPGGDDAGAMVKRVSTHKTSEDIELIFYSDNSRDFPPMVYRLARDYDDDITRAIVGKVVWAWSDMTRK; this is encoded by the coding sequence ATGGCGTTCACCGATGAGCTGCGAAATCGATTGAAGGAACTGGTGGGCAAGGGCAAGCCGTTTCCCAACAAGAAGCGTATGGCCGATGCTCTGGAGGTGGATCCGTCCCAATTGAACCGGTTTCTTTCCGGAGAGCGGGGGCTGACCGTGGACTCCCTGGGGCGCATTTTGGACCGGCTGGGGGCGCGGCTGGCGTTTCCCGATGACCCGGACGATGCGACGCGGGAAGTCTGTTTCGTGGTTCCGGAGCGCTCCCAGGTGGGCCGGGAAGCTCCGCCGCCGGATTCCGAGGATTACATCGCCGTCCCTCTGGCTGCCTCGCCCGTGGCCGCGGGACCGGGCCTGATCCCCGAAGATAAGATCGACGGCTGGGTGCTGGTCTGGCGGCATCACGAGGCCGTGCGCTTTCGGTCCAACATGGTGGCCGTGCAGATCGGCAAAAATGAACTCTCCATGATTCCCACCCTGCACCCCGGCGACATCGTGCTTGTGGACCGCAATGAACGGGATCCCGTTCCCGCGGGGAAGATCATGCTGGTCACCGAGCCGGGCGGCGACGACGCCGGAGCCATGGTCAAGCGCGTGTCCACCCACAAAACCTCCGAGGACATCGAATTGATCTTTTATTCCGACAACAGCCGGGATTTTCCGCCCATGGTCTATCGCCTGGCCCGCGATTACGACGACGACATCACCCGCGCCATTGTGGGCAAGGTGGTCTGGGCCTGGAGCGATATGACGAGAAAGTAA
- a CDS encoding DUF5675 family protein: MHSQVEIVRLEDSTNGTLGALRVRGLVLCCTLEPPSLDNRQFVSSIPAGEYHCQRTHSQRFGNTFEVRNVPGRSRILFHPGNTVEDTSGCVLLGRHFGSLQGRRAVLRSRDACRDFLHQFQGCESFWLHIHPVTECRA, from the coding sequence ATGCATTCTCAGGTGGAAATCGTTCGCCTGGAGGACTCCACCAACGGCACCTTGGGCGCGCTCCGCGTGCGGGGGCTGGTGCTGTGCTGCACGTTGGAGCCGCCATCTTTGGACAATCGGCAATTTGTTTCCAGCATACCCGCGGGAGAATACCATTGCCAACGGACACACTCCCAGCGCTTCGGCAACACCTTCGAGGTTCGCAACGTTCCGGGACGGAGCCGGATTTTGTTTCACCCCGGCAATACCGTGGAAGACACCAGCGGATGCGTGCTGCTCGGGCGGCATTTCGGTTCCCTGCAAGGGCGGCGGGCCGTGCTGCGCTCCCGGGATGCCTGCCGGGATTTTCTTCATCAATTCCAAGGATGCGAATCCTTTTGGCTGCACATCCATCCCGTGACGGAGTGCCGCGCATGA
- a CDS encoding protein-glutamate methylesterase/protein-glutamine glutaminase: MTRKIQVLVVDDQALVRQTMTDILESDPQIQVMATAADPYVAADKLRRSIPDVITLDIEMPRMDGLTFLRKIMSQHPIPVIICSSMAESGSDNALKALEYGAVEIVTKPKVGTKKFLEESRIRLCDAVKAAARVQPRKKEIFTAAEAKVRPKLDADVVIAKGKGYTISTTEKMLVVGASTGGTEALSQFLQSLPLGCPAVAIVQHMPEGFTARFSERLNQICRITVKEAQDNDTMLRGQALIAPGNKHMLLKRAGARYYVQVKDGPLVSRHRPSVDVLFRSAAQYAGKNAVGAIMTGMGDDGAKGMKELFEAGGWTIAQDEATSVVFGMPKEAIRLGGVREVLPLGSISSEMVRRALSGWD, translated from the coding sequence ATGACTAGAAAAATACAAGTTCTTGTTGTGGATGATCAGGCGCTGGTGCGTCAGACCATGACCGATATTCTGGAATCCGATCCCCAGATTCAGGTCATGGCCACGGCCGCGGATCCGTATGTCGCTGCGGACAAACTGCGCCGGTCGATCCCGGATGTGATCACCCTGGATATCGAGATGCCGCGCATGGACGGGCTGACCTTTCTGCGCAAGATCATGTCCCAGCATCCCATCCCCGTGATCATTTGTTCTTCCATGGCCGAATCCGGCAGTGACAACGCGCTCAAGGCGTTGGAATACGGCGCCGTGGAAATCGTAACCAAACCCAAGGTGGGGACCAAGAAATTCCTCGAGGAATCGCGCATCCGGCTCTGCGATGCGGTCAAGGCCGCTGCCCGCGTCCAACCTCGGAAAAAGGAAATCTTCACTGCCGCGGAGGCCAAGGTCCGGCCCAAGCTGGATGCGGACGTGGTCATTGCCAAGGGCAAGGGCTACACCATCTCCACCACGGAGAAGATGCTTGTGGTGGGCGCGTCCACGGGCGGCACCGAGGCGCTGTCCCAATTTTTGCAATCCTTGCCCCTGGGCTGCCCGGCCGTGGCCATTGTGCAGCATATGCCGGAAGGCTTTACCGCCCGTTTCTCCGAGCGGCTGAACCAGATTTGTCGCATTACGGTCAAGGAAGCCCAAGACAACGACACCATGCTGCGCGGCCAGGCGCTCATTGCTCCGGGCAACAAGCACATGCTGCTCAAACGGGCGGGCGCGCGGTACTATGTGCAGGTCAAGGATGGTCCGTTGGTCTCCCGGCACCGTCCCTCCGTGGACGTGTTGTTCCGTTCCGCGGCCCAGTATGCGGGCAAGAACGCGGTGGGCGCCATTATGACGGGCATGGGCGACGACGGCGCCAAGGGCATGAAAGAGCTGTTCGAAGCGGGCGGCTGGACCATTGCTCAGGATGAAGCCACCTCCGTGGTTTTTGGCATGCCCAAGGAAGCCATTCGCCTGGGTGGGGTTCGGGAGGTGCTGCCGTTGGGGTCCATTTCATCGGAAATGGTGCGCCGGGCCTTGTCGGGCTGGGACTGA
- a CDS encoding carboxypeptidase regulatory-like domain-containing protein — translation MVDGNKSGIAATFEVIVQVRHTLLSLMLVLALAAPTWARGPVSGLVVDSSGPLSGVRVESVETGESTVTAGDGRFRLRISRSGTVSLRFSRQGYKTLTRKIEEAATDIIVSMKPRR, via the coding sequence ATGGTTGATGGGAACAAGTCCGGCATTGCCGCAACGTTCGAGGTGATTGTGCAGGTACGACACACGCTTTTAAGTTTGATGCTGGTGTTGGCGCTGGCAGCGCCGACATGGGCGCGGGGACCGGTGTCCGGCCTGGTGGTGGATTCCTCGGGTCCGCTTTCCGGCGTGCGGGTGGAATCCGTGGAAACAGGCGAGTCCACCGTCACGGCGGGGGACGGCAGGTTTCGTCTGCGCATCTCCCGGTCCGGCACGGTGAGCCTGCGTTTTTCCCGGCAGGGCTATAAAACCCTGACCCGGAAAATCGAAGAAGCGGCCACGGATATTATAGTTTCCATGAAGCCCCGTCGTTGA
- a CDS encoding substrate-binding periplasmic protein gives MLLCVLGLAANVVAGDQQGATPQEVLLTTHERCPYGCYDEAGYFDGTAVRMVRQAFECMGISVRILVVPWKRAQKMAWDGHVDGFFAASHNAEREHKGVFSEVVAGQKWNWYLLKTSQWDPFSPEFRSTASVGAFQGANMLHWLRENGYNIGAAPRSPALLLEMLLDGRIDAALGSDQAMGLLLEERGLRESVRELAFRSMPLAVCFTRDFAQRRPEVVRGFNECVRRIRAAMDSGPECP, from the coding sequence ATGCTGCTGTGTGTTCTGGGCCTTGCCGCGAATGTCGTTGCCGGGGACCAGCAAGGCGCAACGCCCCAGGAAGTGCTGCTGACCACGCACGAGCGGTGTCCGTACGGGTGTTATGACGAAGCAGGCTATTTTGATGGTACGGCGGTCCGCATGGTGCGGCAGGCTTTTGAATGTATGGGCATTTCAGTCCGGATTCTGGTGGTGCCGTGGAAGCGGGCGCAGAAAATGGCCTGGGATGGGCATGTGGACGGATTTTTCGCGGCATCGCACAATGCCGAGCGGGAACACAAGGGCGTGTTTTCCGAGGTGGTGGCCGGGCAAAAGTGGAACTGGTATCTGCTCAAGACCAGCCAATGGGATCCATTCTCCCCGGAATTTCGGTCAACCGCTTCGGTGGGGGCGTTTCAGGGAGCCAACATGCTGCACTGGCTACGGGAAAATGGCTACAATATCGGTGCGGCGCCAAGATCGCCGGCGTTGCTTTTGGAAATGCTGCTGGACGGACGCATTGACGCGGCCTTGGGCAGTGACCAGGCCATGGGCTTGTTGTTGGAGGAGCGGGGACTGCGTGAGTCCGTGCGCGAATTGGCGTTTCGCAGCATGCCGTTGGCCGTGTGTTTTACCCGGGATTTTGCCCAGCGGCGGCCGGAAGTGGTGCGCGGGTTCAACGAATGCGTCCGGCGGATTCGGGCCGCCATGGACAGCGGACCGGAGTGTCCCTAA